A stretch of Acidovorax sp. RAC01 DNA encodes these proteins:
- the trhP gene encoding prephenate-dependent tRNA uridine(34) hydroxylase TrhP, with translation MTMLKAPELLLPAGSLDKMRAAYDFGADAVYAGQPRYSLRARNNEFRLEQIKQGIDEAHARGKKFFVTSNLIAHNDKIRTYLRDIEPVIDCQPDALIMADAGLIMMVKEKWPEQVVHLSVQANTTNWAAVKFWQKMGVERVILSRELSLDEIEKIRQECPDMELEVFVHGALCIAYSGRCLLSGYFNHRDPNQGTCTNACRWNYATHDADIDPTTGEAIAQKMEGDFNFEAAQQKAEQAFASTTGNGERHPKADKVYLIEEAGRPGQMMPIMEDEHGTYIMNSKDLRAVEHVARLAQIGVDSLKIEGRTKSLYYVARTAQVYRRAIDDAVAGRPFNPELLIELEGLSNRGYTGGLLERRPSNDYQNYINGHSATQRSQYVGEVLGAEGVADVGLAGDWVQVETKNHFAVGDLIEVVHPRGNINVRLQEMRNVEGQPVQVAQGSPVRVWIPLPARYSGALLARVVESQPPAAQAEPALAV, from the coding sequence ATGACCATGCTCAAAGCCCCCGAACTGCTCTTGCCCGCTGGCTCGCTCGACAAGATGCGCGCCGCCTACGACTTTGGTGCCGACGCCGTGTACGCAGGCCAGCCGCGCTACAGCCTGCGCGCGCGCAACAACGAGTTCCGCCTGGAGCAGATCAAGCAGGGCATTGACGAGGCCCACGCACGCGGCAAGAAGTTCTTTGTGACCAGCAACCTGATTGCCCACAACGACAAGATCCGCACCTACCTGCGCGACATCGAGCCCGTGATCGACTGCCAGCCCGACGCCCTCATCATGGCCGACGCGGGCCTGATCATGATGGTCAAGGAAAAGTGGCCCGAGCAGGTGGTGCACCTCTCGGTGCAGGCCAACACCACCAACTGGGCGGCGGTGAAGTTCTGGCAGAAGATGGGTGTGGAGCGCGTCATCCTCTCGCGCGAACTCAGCCTGGACGAGATTGAAAAGATCCGCCAGGAATGCCCCGACATGGAGCTGGAAGTGTTCGTGCACGGCGCGCTGTGCATCGCGTACTCGGGCCGCTGCCTGCTCAGCGGCTACTTCAACCACCGCGACCCCAACCAGGGCACTTGCACCAACGCCTGCCGCTGGAACTACGCCACGCACGACGCCGACATCGACCCCACCACGGGCGAAGCCATTGCGCAAAAAATGGAAGGCGACTTCAACTTCGAGGCCGCGCAGCAAAAGGCCGAACAGGCCTTTGCCTCCACCACCGGCAACGGCGAGCGCCACCCCAAGGCCGACAAGGTCTACCTCATCGAAGAGGCCGGCCGCCCCGGGCAGATGATGCCCATCATGGAAGACGAGCACGGCACGTACATCATGAACAGCAAGGACCTGCGCGCGGTGGAGCATGTGGCCCGCCTGGCGCAGATCGGCGTGGACTCGCTCAAGATCGAAGGCCGCACCAAGAGCCTGTACTACGTGGCCCGCACCGCCCAGGTCTACCGCCGCGCCATTGACGACGCCGTGGCCGGCCGCCCTTTCAACCCCGAGCTGCTCATCGAGCTGGAAGGCCTGTCCAACCGCGGCTACACCGGCGGCCTGCTGGAGCGCCGCCCCAGCAACGATTACCAGAACTACATCAACGGCCACTCTGCCACGCAGCGCAGCCAGTATGTGGGCGAGGTGCTGGGCGCTGAAGGCGTTGCCGATGTGGGGCTGGCCGGCGACTGGGTGCAGGTGGAAACCAAGAACCACTTTGCCGTGGGCGACCTGATCGAGGTGGTGCACCCCAGAGGCAACATCAACGTGCGGTTGCAGGAGATGCGCAACGTGGAAGGCCAGCCTGTGCAAGTGGCGCAGGGCAGCCCGGTGCGCGTGTGGATTCCGCTGCCTGCGCGGTACAGCGGGGCGTTGCTGGCGCGGGTGGTGGAGTCGCAGCCGCCTGCAGCCCAGGCGGAGCCTGCGCTGGCGGTGTGA
- a CDS encoding homocysteine S-methyltransferase family protein codes for MQQITYTRAQQLPNILAQRIVILDGAMGTMIQRFKLGEAQYRGEGYTGPDGAGARFKDFPRDVKGNNELLSITRPDVIRDIHERYLAAGADLIETNTFGATTIAQEDYKMADLAREMNLKSAQLARAACDKFSTPDHPRFVAGALGPTPKTASISPDVNDPGARNVDFEQLRAAYYEQVEALVEGGSDVLLVETIFDTLNAKAALFAIDEYFENSGQRLPLIISGTVTDASGRILSGQTVTAFWHSVRHARPLAVGLNCALGATLMRPYIQELNRVAEDTFISCYPNAGLPNPMSDTGFDETPEITSRLVHEFAAEGLVNILGGCCGTTPDHIGAIAKAVENVPTRKMFYAAEA; via the coding sequence ATGCAGCAGATTACCTACACCCGCGCCCAGCAGCTTCCCAACATCCTCGCCCAACGCATCGTCATCCTCGACGGCGCCATGGGTACCATGATCCAGCGCTTCAAGCTGGGTGAGGCCCAGTACCGGGGCGAGGGCTACACCGGGCCAGACGGCGCAGGTGCCCGGTTCAAGGACTTTCCCCGCGATGTGAAGGGCAACAACGAGCTGCTCAGCATCACCCGGCCCGACGTGATCCGTGACATCCACGAGCGGTATCTTGCCGCTGGCGCAGACCTGATCGAGACCAACACCTTCGGCGCAACGACCATCGCGCAAGAGGACTACAAGATGGCCGACCTGGCGCGCGAGATGAACCTCAAGTCGGCCCAGCTGGCCCGCGCTGCCTGCGACAAGTTCAGCACGCCCGACCACCCCCGCTTTGTAGCGGGCGCCCTGGGCCCCACGCCCAAGACCGCAAGCATCAGCCCCGACGTGAACGACCCCGGCGCGCGTAACGTGGACTTTGAGCAACTGCGCGCTGCCTACTACGAGCAGGTCGAGGCGCTGGTGGAAGGCGGCAGCGATGTGCTGCTGGTCGAAACGATCTTTGACACACTGAACGCCAAGGCCGCGCTGTTTGCCATCGACGAGTACTTTGAAAACAGCGGCCAGCGCCTGCCGCTCATCATCAGCGGTACCGTCACCGATGCGTCGGGCCGCATCCTCTCCGGCCAGACCGTCACCGCTTTCTGGCACAGCGTGCGCCACGCGCGCCCGCTGGCCGTGGGCCTGAACTGCGCCCTGGGCGCCACGCTGATGCGCCCCTACATCCAGGAGCTGAACCGGGTGGCCGAAGACACCTTCATCAGCTGCTACCCCAACGCCGGCCTGCCCAACCCCATGAGCGACACCGGCTTTGACGAAACCCCCGAAATCACGAGCCGGCTGGTGCACGAGTTTGCGGCCGAGGGGCTGGTGAACATTCTGGGCGGCTGCTGCGGCACCACGCCCGACCACATCGGGGCGATTGCCAAGGCGGTCGAAAACGTGCCCACCCGCAAGATGTTCTACGCTGCAGAAGCCTGA
- a CDS encoding iron-containing alcohol dehydrogenase, with product MAMINYVTEIRFGAGSAAELAQVCQALGFKKPLFITDKGVVAAGLIERILAVNDLPHFHVFDGTPSNPTEAAAREGVASFHEAGCDGIIAVGGGSSIDLAKAVAVSARHPGPLRQFALIEGGLARITAATVPVVAIPTTAGTGSEVGRGAIIILDDGRKVGIISPYVIPKVALCDPTLTVGLPPGLTAATGMDAVAHCIETFLAPSFNPPAEGIALDGLRRAWKNIETAFHEPSDIEARTNMMSASLQGALAFQKGLGCVHSLSHSLGGIDPRLHHGTLNAVLLPAVVRFNRESDTVVRDEKIDRLAQAMGLPAHASVEDAIQDMSLRLRLPAGLGAMGVTADLTPRIVTGALADHSHKTNPREASADDYARLVEAAM from the coding sequence ATGGCGATGATCAACTACGTGACGGAAATCCGCTTCGGCGCGGGCAGTGCCGCTGAGCTGGCACAGGTGTGCCAGGCACTCGGCTTCAAAAAGCCGCTCTTCATCACCGACAAGGGCGTGGTTGCGGCGGGGTTGATCGAGCGCATCCTTGCCGTGAACGACCTGCCGCACTTTCACGTGTTTGACGGCACGCCCTCCAACCCCACCGAGGCGGCGGCGCGCGAAGGGGTGGCAAGCTTCCATGAAGCAGGCTGCGACGGCATCATCGCCGTGGGTGGCGGCTCGTCCATCGACCTCGCCAAGGCCGTGGCCGTGTCGGCCCGCCATCCGGGGCCGCTGCGCCAGTTCGCGCTGATCGAGGGCGGGCTTGCCCGCATCACGGCGGCCACGGTGCCGGTGGTGGCCATTCCCACTACGGCGGGCACGGGCAGCGAGGTCGGGCGCGGCGCGATCATCATCCTGGACGATGGCCGCAAGGTGGGCATCATCTCGCCCTACGTTATCCCCAAGGTGGCGCTGTGCGACCCGACGCTGACCGTGGGCCTGCCACCGGGCCTGACGGCCGCCACCGGCATGGACGCCGTGGCGCACTGCATCGAGACCTTCCTCGCGCCCAGCTTCAACCCGCCCGCCGAAGGCATCGCCCTGGACGGCCTGCGCCGCGCCTGGAAGAACATCGAAACCGCCTTCCACGAGCCAAGCGACATCGAGGCCCGCACCAACATGATGAGCGCGTCGCTGCAGGGTGCGCTGGCCTTTCAGAAAGGCCTGGGCTGTGTGCACAGCCTCAGCCATTCGCTGGGCGGTATCGACCCGCGCCTGCACCACGGCACCCTCAATGCGGTGCTGCTGCCGGCGGTGGTGCGCTTCAACCGCGAATCCGACACGGTCGTGCGCGACGAGAAGATCGACCGCCTGGCGCAGGCCATGGGCCTGCCGGCGCATGCGTCGGTGGAGGACGCGATCCAGGACATGTCCCTCAGGCTCCGGCTCCCGGCCGGCCTGGGCGCGATGGGCGTGACGGCCGACCTGACGCCGCGCATCGTCACCGGCGCGCTGGCCGACCACAGCCACAAGACCAACCCGCGCGAAGCCAGCGCCGACGATTACGCGCGCCTGGTCGAAGCGGCGATGTAG
- a CDS encoding tripartite tricarboxylate transporter substrate binding protein — translation MVNLTSGFRHAAHRSNDMQPIPAPLTRRRTFAYIGAYASMLSIGSSARASDPDYPDRSVELIVPYAAGGGTDAVARSFADVSRKYFRQSIIAVNKPGASTSIGTMEVINARPDGYKIALVTVELTFLNSLGIARFTHDRLVPIARLNYDPSAITVRADSPWKTIEEFLAAAKKSPGEMRVGNAGPGSIWNLTASALEDKAQVRFNQVPYQGAAPAVLALMGGHIDAVAVSPAEVGTYVAAGKLRLLAVMAEKRIPAFAEVPTFRERGVDLVLGVWRGLAAPKDTPPKVLQTLRDMAAKTAQDPAFLATLQKLNLGYAYADDRVFGAQWSSDSTYFKSLIAKLNMKLG, via the coding sequence ATGGTGAACCTGACCAGTGGGTTTCGCCACGCCGCTCATAGATCGAATGACATGCAGCCCATCCCCGCACCTCTGACCCGTCGCCGCACCTTTGCCTATATTGGCGCTTACGCGAGCATGCTCTCCATCGGCTCGTCTGCGCGCGCTTCCGATCCGGACTACCCCGACCGGAGTGTCGAGCTCATCGTGCCCTACGCTGCGGGCGGTGGCACAGACGCCGTGGCTCGATCCTTCGCTGACGTATCGCGCAAGTATTTCCGCCAGAGCATCATTGCGGTGAACAAGCCAGGCGCGAGCACGTCCATCGGCACGATGGAAGTCATCAACGCGCGGCCCGATGGCTACAAGATCGCGTTGGTGACAGTCGAGCTGACCTTCCTGAACAGTCTGGGGATCGCCCGGTTCACGCATGACCGCCTGGTGCCGATCGCACGGCTGAACTACGACCCCTCCGCCATTACCGTCCGCGCAGATTCGCCATGGAAGACCATTGAGGAATTTCTCGCTGCCGCGAAGAAATCGCCCGGGGAGATGCGTGTTGGAAACGCTGGCCCGGGCTCGATCTGGAACCTCACGGCCTCTGCACTCGAGGACAAGGCACAGGTACGCTTCAATCAAGTGCCTTACCAGGGAGCAGCCCCTGCCGTCCTGGCGCTCATGGGTGGGCATATCGACGCAGTGGCGGTCAGCCCGGCCGAAGTGGGAACCTACGTGGCAGCGGGCAAGCTGCGGTTGCTCGCCGTCATGGCTGAAAAACGCATTCCCGCGTTTGCCGAGGTGCCGACATTCCGGGAGCGGGGCGTCGATCTGGTGCTGGGCGTTTGGCGGGGCCTGGCCGCGCCCAAGGACACCCCTCCCAAAGTCCTGCAGACGCTGCGGGACATGGCGGCGAAGACCGCGCAGGATCCCGCCTTCCTGGCAACGCTCCAGAAGCTCAATCTGGGCTATGCCTATGCCGATGACCGCGTCTTCGGGGCACAGTGGAGCAGCGACAGCACCTACTTCAAGAGCCTCATCGCAAAGCTGAACATGAAGCTCGGTTGA
- a CDS encoding LysR family transcriptional regulator, with product MAFSSDSVQVFLAALDHGSFSGAARALSRVPSAVSMTIAHLEAELAVQLFDRSGREPRPTAAARALEPQARLLAGQLRQLNAQALALTQGLEERLTLAIAPELLAARWTAPLAALAHDYPLLQVEVLAAPQVDALALLHSGRAQLALVFERPSIDGREGFQEVGTETLVAVMAPNHPVLAAARDAAQARGEAPASAMLREEHLTTTRQIVVASRDLAQTDPRFVFARHHWRTDNHLAALGLIEAGLGWGWQPRALVQPRIESGRLVEMPFENLSNGTALWVDVVWSKERPLGLGARRFVALMQKGSGGGSTHDNDKDNDTDSVGTLAQ from the coding sequence TTGGCTTTTTCATCCGACAGCGTGCAGGTCTTCCTGGCGGCGCTCGACCACGGCTCGTTTTCGGGCGCGGCGCGGGCCCTGTCGCGCGTGCCATCGGCCGTGAGCATGACCATTGCCCACCTGGAGGCCGAGCTGGCAGTACAGCTGTTTGACCGCAGCGGGCGCGAGCCCCGCCCCACCGCGGCCGCCCGCGCGCTGGAGCCCCAGGCCCGCCTGCTGGCCGGGCAGCTGCGCCAGCTCAACGCCCAGGCGCTGGCGCTCACACAAGGCCTGGAAGAGCGCCTGACCCTGGCCATTGCGCCCGAACTGCTGGCCGCCCGCTGGACGGCGCCGCTGGCCGCGCTGGCACACGACTACCCGCTGCTGCAGGTCGAAGTGCTGGCCGCGCCGCAGGTGGATGCGCTGGCCCTGCTGCACAGCGGGCGCGCGCAGCTGGCGCTGGTGTTCGAGCGGCCCAGCATCGACGGGCGCGAGGGCTTTCAGGAAGTGGGCACCGAAACCCTGGTGGCCGTGATGGCGCCCAACCACCCTGTGCTGGCTGCGGCGCGCGATGCCGCCCAAGCCCGCGGCGAGGCCCCCGCCAGCGCCATGCTGCGCGAAGAGCACCTCACCACCACCCGCCAGATCGTGGTGGCCAGCCGCGACCTGGCGCAGACCGACCCGCGCTTTGTGTTTGCCCGCCACCACTGGCGCACCGACAACCACCTGGCCGCCCTGGGTCTCATCGAAGCCGGCCTGGGCTGGGGCTGGCAGCCCCGCGCCTTGGTACAACCGCGCATCGAATCAGGCCGGCTGGTGGAGATGCCGTTTGAAAACCTGAGCAACGGCACCGCGCTGTGGGTGGACGTGGTGTGGTCCAAGGAGCGGCCACTGGGCCTGGGGGCGCGGCGCTTTGTGGCGCTGATGCAAAAAGGCAGTGGCGGCGGCAGCACACACGACAACGACAAGGACAACGACACGGACAGTGTCGGCACGCTTGCGCAGTGA
- a CDS encoding PACE efflux transporter: protein MSASSFAEPLFLSLQGPWRRVIYVTLYELIAIAAATLGLAALTGQGAGHSGVVAVAASAIAVVWNLLFNWAFERWEARQVVRGRSVRRRVAHAIGFEGGLVFTLVPLFAWWFNVSLWQAFVMDLALIVFFLCYTFVFNWGFDRVFGLPASAMQATAA from the coding sequence ATGTCTGCTTCCTCCTTTGCCGAACCGTTGTTTCTGAGCCTGCAGGGCCCTTGGCGCCGCGTGATCTACGTCACGCTGTACGAGCTGATCGCCATCGCGGCCGCTACGCTGGGCCTGGCGGCGCTCACAGGGCAGGGCGCCGGGCATTCCGGCGTGGTGGCGGTGGCGGCATCGGCCATCGCCGTGGTGTGGAACCTGCTGTTCAACTGGGCCTTCGAGCGCTGGGAGGCCCGCCAGGTGGTGCGCGGGCGCAGCGTGCGCCGCCGTGTCGCCCACGCCATCGGGTTCGAGGGTGGTCTGGTGTTCACGCTGGTGCCGCTGTTTGCGTGGTGGTTCAACGTGAGCCTGTGGCAGGCTTTTGTGATGGACCTGGCGCTCATCGTGTTCTTCCTTTGCTACACGTTTGTCTTCAACTGGGGGTTCGACCGGGTCTTCGGGCTTCCTGCGTCGGCCATGCAGGCGACGGCTGCCTGA
- a CDS encoding PPK2 family polyphosphate kinase, with translation MPDTPHANAALFAACDQALSPRWTAWQPTGRKAFSLDDIDPAAKPWSQGSKAQDKAAVEALAEELDALQNLFYADRRYKLLVVLQGTDTSGKDGTIRGVFGRMSALGVHAVGWKAPTEAELARDYLWRIHQQVPQAGDITVFNRSHYEDVLVPVANGWITPAQHQQRLAHINDFERMLSETGTVVLKFLLHISFDEQRQRLQERLDDPAKHWKFSMGDIEVRKQWGAYRKAYNALLNATHTPWAPWTIVPADSKTHRNLMIASILRAVLQKLDLRTPTGDPALGHFTVA, from the coding sequence ATGCCCGACACCCCGCACGCCAACGCCGCGCTGTTTGCCGCCTGCGACCAGGCCCTGTCGCCGCGGTGGACGGCGTGGCAGCCCACGGGCCGCAAGGCGTTTTCGCTCGACGATATCGACCCCGCGGCCAAGCCCTGGTCGCAAGGCAGCAAGGCGCAGGACAAGGCGGCGGTCGAGGCCCTGGCAGAAGAGCTCGATGCGCTGCAAAACCTGTTCTACGCCGACCGCCGCTACAAGCTGCTGGTGGTGTTGCAGGGTACCGACACCTCGGGCAAGGACGGCACCATCCGCGGCGTGTTTGGCCGCATGAGCGCGCTGGGCGTGCATGCGGTGGGCTGGAAGGCGCCCACCGAGGCCGAACTGGCGCGCGACTACCTCTGGCGCATTCACCAGCAGGTGCCGCAGGCGGGCGACATCACGGTGTTCAACCGCAGCCACTACGAAGACGTGCTGGTGCCCGTGGCCAACGGCTGGATCACGCCTGCGCAGCACCAGCAAAGGCTGGCGCACATCAACGACTTCGAGCGCATGCTCAGCGAGACCGGCACGGTGGTGCTCAAGTTCCTGCTGCACATCAGCTTTGACGAGCAGCGCCAGCGCCTGCAGGAACGCCTGGACGACCCGGCCAAGCACTGGAAGTTCAGCATGGGCGACATCGAGGTGCGCAAGCAGTGGGGCGCGTACCGAAAGGCCTACAACGCGCTGCTGAACGCCACGCACACGCCGTGGGCACCGTGGACCATCGTGCCCGCAGATTCCAAGACACACCGCAACCTGATGATCGCAAGCATCCTGCGCGCCGTGCTGCAAAAACTGGACCTGCGCACCCCCACCGGGGACCCGGCGCTGGGGCACTTCACGGTGGCGTAA
- a CDS encoding LysR family transcriptional regulator, translating to MSRLHARQLRLLIAVAEQGSLLAAADRVGLTQPGASKALKELESTLNAPLFMRTNRGLVPTEAGTCAVRFARLIQSDISHLQQELSAIASGAGGRIAVGTIMGAVPLLTRALTQLMDQQPDISVEIVEDTSESLLALIDQGRLDAAICRSSVSPKPHLYDTVVVKDESLAVIAHQAHPAAGLASITLEDLSASRWVVYRAHMPMRRTLEREFFEENLSFPTHLIETTSALATLSLLSHNPNLVALVSDDVADYVCQHGMVARLPLRLKSRSEPYELIARRNAHRHPALTLLIDSLLALRAVAEEAPAAP from the coding sequence ATGTCGCGTCTGCATGCCAGGCAGCTGCGGTTGCTGATCGCGGTGGCGGAGCAGGGCTCGCTGCTGGCGGCGGCGGACCGCGTGGGGCTGACGCAACCCGGGGCTAGCAAGGCGTTGAAGGAGCTGGAGTCCACGCTCAACGCGCCGCTCTTCATGCGCACCAACCGCGGGCTTGTGCCTACGGAAGCGGGAACCTGCGCGGTGCGCTTCGCGCGGCTGATCCAGTCCGACATCAGCCACTTGCAGCAGGAGCTGAGCGCCATCGCCAGTGGCGCAGGTGGCCGCATTGCCGTAGGCACCATCATGGGCGCGGTGCCGCTCCTGACGCGGGCGCTCACGCAGCTGATGGACCAGCAGCCGGACATCTCGGTGGAGATCGTCGAGGACACCAGCGAAAGTCTGCTCGCGCTCATCGACCAGGGGCGGCTGGACGCGGCCATCTGCCGCTCGTCGGTCAGTCCCAAACCCCACCTGTACGACACTGTCGTGGTCAAGGATGAGTCTCTCGCCGTCATCGCGCACCAGGCGCATCCGGCGGCGGGCCTGGCATCGATCACGCTGGAGGATCTGTCTGCCAGCCGCTGGGTGGTGTACCGCGCGCACATGCCAATGCGCCGCACGCTGGAGCGCGAATTCTTCGAAGAGAACCTGTCATTTCCGACGCATCTGATCGAGACCACATCCGCGCTGGCCACGCTTTCGCTGCTGAGCCACAACCCCAATCTGGTGGCCCTGGTGTCGGACGACGTGGCCGACTACGTCTGCCAGCACGGCATGGTCGCCCGCCTGCCGCTGCGGCTCAAGTCGCGCAGCGAGCCGTACGAACTCATCGCGCGGCGCAACGCGCACCGCCATCCGGCGCTGACGCTGCTGATCGATTCGCTGCTGGCCTTGCGTGCCGTTGCCGAAGAGGCCCCAGCGGCGCCCTGA
- a CDS encoding Glu/Leu/Phe/Val family dehydrogenase, with protein MSSSTGTPGIAHAGSPHPLPSYLQADNLGPWGIYLQQVDRVTPYLGHLARWVETLKRPKRALIVDVPIELDNGTIAHFEGYRVQHNTSRGPGKGGVRFHQDVTLSEVMALSAWMSIKNAAVNVPYGGAKGGIRVDPKKLSMGELERLTRRYTSEIGIIIGPSKDIPAPDVNTNGQIMAWMMDTYSMNTGSTATGVVTGKPVDLGGSLGRVEATGRGVFTVGVEAAKLTGLSLDGARLAVQGFGNVGGIAAKLFAEAGAKVVAVQDHTGTIFNSNGLDVPALLAHVKARGGVGGFAGADVMKPEEFWGVDCEILIPAALEGQITEHNAGQVKAKLVIEGANGPTTPEADDILHDKGVLVLPDVIANAGGVTVSYFEWVQDFSSFFWSEDEINARLVRIMQDAFAGVWQVAQEHKVSLRTATFIVACQRILHAREMRGLYP; from the coding sequence ATGTCTTCATCCACCGGCACCCCGGGCATCGCCCACGCGGGTTCGCCCCATCCGCTGCCTTCGTACCTGCAGGCCGACAACCTCGGCCCCTGGGGCATCTACCTGCAGCAGGTCGATCGCGTCACGCCCTACCTGGGCCACCTGGCCCGCTGGGTGGAAACGCTCAAGCGCCCCAAGCGCGCGCTGATCGTGGACGTGCCGATCGAGCTGGACAACGGCACCATCGCCCACTTTGAAGGCTACCGCGTGCAGCACAACACCAGCCGCGGCCCAGGCAAGGGCGGTGTGCGTTTCCACCAGGATGTGACGCTGTCCGAAGTGATGGCCCTGTCGGCCTGGATGAGCATCAAGAACGCTGCGGTCAACGTGCCCTACGGCGGCGCCAAGGGCGGCATCCGCGTGGACCCCAAGAAGCTGTCGATGGGTGAGCTGGAGCGCCTGACGCGCCGCTACACCAGCGAGATCGGCATCATCATCGGCCCCTCCAAGGACATCCCCGCACCCGACGTGAACACCAACGGCCAGATCATGGCCTGGATGATGGACACGTACTCGATGAACACCGGCTCCACCGCCACCGGCGTGGTCACCGGCAAGCCCGTGGACCTGGGCGGCTCGCTCGGCCGTGTGGAAGCCACCGGCCGCGGCGTGTTCACCGTGGGCGTGGAAGCTGCCAAGCTCACCGGCCTGTCGCTCGACGGCGCGCGCCTGGCGGTACAGGGCTTTGGCAACGTGGGCGGCATTGCTGCCAAGCTGTTTGCCGAAGCGGGCGCCAAGGTGGTGGCGGTGCAAGACCACACCGGCACCATCTTCAACAGCAACGGCCTGGATGTGCCCGCCCTGCTGGCGCATGTGAAGGCCCGCGGCGGCGTGGGCGGCTTTGCCGGCGCCGACGTGATGAAGCCCGAAGAGTTCTGGGGCGTGGACTGCGAGATCCTGATCCCCGCCGCGCTCGAAGGCCAGATCACCGAGCACAACGCCGGCCAGGTCAAGGCCAAGCTGGTGATCGAGGGCGCCAACGGCCCCACCACCCCCGAAGCCGACGACATCCTGCACGACAAGGGCGTGCTGGTGCTGCCCGACGTGATCGCCAACGCCGGTGGCGTGACGGTGAGCTACTTCGAATGGGTGCAGGATTTCTCCAGCTTCTTCTGGAGCGAAGACGAGATCAACGCCCGCCTGGTGCGCATCATGCAGGACGCCTTTGCCGGCGTGTGGCAGGTGGCCCAGGAGCACAAGGTGAGCCTGCGTACCGCCACGTTCATCGTGGCCTGCCAGCGCATCCTGCACGCCCGCGAAATGCGCGGCCTGTATCCTTAA
- the ttcA gene encoding tRNA 2-thiocytidine(32) synthetase TtcA — MPDTATPPAPSTLEGDDDAAAAAAKAAAHAALKLEKRLVRQVAQAITDFGLIEDGDKVMVCVSGGKDSYGLLDVLRMLQQRNGHKFELIAVNLDQKQPGFPAHVLPEYLTQVGVPFHIETQDTYSVVKEHIPEGKTMCSLCSRLRRGILYRVADELGCTKIALGHHRDDMLQTFFLNMFFGGKLKGMPPKVQSDRGDHLIIRPLAYVAEDDLTRWAQHRQFPIIPCTLCGSQENLQRKQIGQMLRDWQQLYPGRIENMAVALRNLVPSHFMDPRQFDFKGLVPNGVQDADGDKAFDAEELPAQAVGMLAGLPLMPR; from the coding sequence ATGCCTGATACCGCCACCCCGCCCGCCCCATCCACCCTGGAAGGCGACGACGACGCGGCCGCAGCGGCCGCCAAGGCCGCTGCCCACGCCGCGCTCAAGCTCGAAAAGCGCCTGGTGCGCCAGGTGGCGCAGGCCATCACCGACTTTGGCCTCATCGAAGACGGCGACAAGGTGATGGTGTGCGTGTCCGGCGGTAAAGACAGCTATGGCCTGCTCGACGTGCTGCGTATGCTGCAGCAGCGCAACGGCCACAAGTTCGAGCTGATCGCTGTCAACCTCGACCAGAAGCAGCCGGGCTTTCCGGCCCATGTGCTGCCTGAGTACCTGACCCAGGTGGGCGTGCCTTTCCACATCGAAACGCAGGACACCTACAGCGTCGTCAAAGAGCACATCCCCGAAGGCAAGACCATGTGCAGCCTGTGCAGCCGCCTGCGCCGGGGCATTTTGTACCGCGTGGCCGACGAGCTGGGCTGCACCAAGATCGCCCTGGGCCACCACCGCGACGACATGCTGCAGACGTTTTTCCTCAACATGTTCTTCGGCGGCAAGCTCAAGGGCATGCCGCCCAAGGTGCAAAGCGACCGGGGCGACCACCTCATCATCCGCCCGCTGGCCTATGTGGCCGAAGACGACCTCACGCGTTGGGCCCAGCATCGCCAGTTCCCCATCATCCCCTGCACCCTGTGCGGCAGCCAGGAGAACCTGCAGCGCAAGCAGATCGGCCAGATGCTGCGCGACTGGCAGCAGCTCTACCCCGGCCGCATCGAGAACATGGCCGTGGCGCTCCGCAACCTGGTGCCGTCGCACTTCATGGACCCGCGCCAGTTTGACTTCAAGGGCCTGGTGCCCAACGGTGTGCAGGACGCAGATGGCGACAAGGCCTTTGACGCCGAAGAACTGCCTGCGCAGGCCGTGGGCATGCTCGCGGGCCTGCCGCTGATGCCCCGCTGA